The Desulfoscipio gibsoniae DSM 7213 genome contains a region encoding:
- a CDS encoding phage terminase small subunit P27 family — MATRGRKPKPTALKVLEGNPGKRPLNENEPKPENKAPRCPSWLEQEAKNEWRRMSKTLEAMGLLTLVDKAAFAGYCQAYARWKEAEEFLSKHGTIFKTPSGYIQQVPQVSIAQTYLKVMKDFCSEFGLTPAARTRISVDTEAVNTDDPMEKLLKVTK, encoded by the coding sequence ATGGCGACACGGGGAAGAAAACCAAAACCAACAGCTCTTAAAGTCCTGGAAGGAAACCCCGGCAAAAGGCCATTAAATGAAAACGAACCCAAGCCTGAAAACAAGGCACCCCGCTGCCCGTCATGGCTGGAGCAAGAGGCCAAAAATGAATGGAGGCGGATGAGTAAAACCTTAGAAGCTATGGGGCTTTTAACTCTGGTGGATAAAGCTGCCTTTGCCGGGTACTGTCAGGCCTACGCCCGGTGGAAAGAAGCCGAGGAGTTTTTAAGCAAACACGGCACCATCTTTAAAACCCCATCCGGGTACATTCAGCAGGTGCCGCAAGTCTCCATCGCCCAAACTTACCTGAAGGTGATGAAAGATTTCTGCTCTGAGTTTGGGCTAACACCGGCGGCCAGGACGAGGATTAGTGTTGACACTGAAGCAGTAAACACGGACGATCCCATGGAAAAGCTGTTAAAAGTAACGAAGTAG
- a CDS encoding terminase large subunit, whose amino-acid sequence MPLLYSEEKVNHVVDFIRQLKHTKGKWAGQPFELIPWELDLIKQTFGTLREDGTRQYRTVYTEIGKKNGKSSIAAAIALYMLLADGEPNAEVYVAACDRQQASIIFNTSVNFVEGNQTLSRVTKTIMSTKRIVYPRTGSFYQVLSSDVKSKSGLNPSCVILDEIWTYPNPDLAKMLTTGSGDAREQPLFIYLTTAGNKLQGYGWEMHCKAKDILAGRRIDPTFLPIIYGLEEDDDWEDEANWYKANPSLGHTIQIERVREHFLQAKQDPAEEALFKQLRLNMWLKQQIKWMPMDTWAKCAHPVDPDMLKGRVCFGGLDLSSSTDITAFVLVFSPVAGDDKYYVLPYFWLPEETLDLRVRRDHVPYDIWQRQGYLLTTEGNVIHYGFIEKFIEELGQDYNIQEIAFDRWGAVQMVQNLEGAGFTVVPFGQGFKDMSPPTKELMKLTLERRIAHGGHPVLAWMMDNIHIRTDPAGNIKPDKAKSTEKIDGAVAMIMALDRCIRNEGVSKDKSVYDERGLVVF is encoded by the coding sequence ATGCCCTTGCTCTACAGCGAAGAAAAGGTAAATCACGTTGTCGATTTTATCCGGCAACTAAAACACACCAAAGGTAAATGGGCAGGACAGCCTTTTGAATTAATTCCATGGGAACTTGATTTAATAAAACAAACCTTTGGCACCTTAAGGGAAGACGGCACCCGGCAGTACAGAACCGTGTATACAGAAATTGGAAAGAAAAATGGGAAATCCTCGATCGCCGCTGCCATTGCCCTGTATATGCTCTTAGCCGATGGGGAGCCAAACGCCGAGGTCTATGTAGCCGCTTGCGACCGGCAACAGGCCAGTATAATTTTCAATACCAGTGTTAATTTCGTGGAGGGTAATCAGACCCTTTCGAGGGTGACTAAAACCATCATGTCCACCAAAAGAATTGTCTACCCTAGAACCGGTAGTTTTTATCAGGTGTTAAGTTCAGATGTAAAATCCAAGTCAGGACTTAACCCATCTTGCGTTATCCTCGATGAAATCTGGACTTATCCAAACCCTGACCTGGCCAAGATGTTGACCACTGGTTCCGGTGATGCCAGGGAGCAGCCCCTGTTTATCTATTTAACCACGGCGGGTAACAAGCTGCAGGGCTACGGCTGGGAGATGCATTGCAAGGCCAAGGATATTTTAGCCGGAAGAAGAATTGACCCCACTTTCCTGCCTATCATTTATGGTCTGGAGGAAGATGACGATTGGGAAGATGAAGCCAACTGGTATAAAGCCAACCCAAGCCTGGGCCATACCATTCAAATAGAGCGGGTCAGAGAACATTTCTTGCAAGCCAAACAAGACCCGGCGGAGGAAGCACTTTTTAAACAGCTGCGACTAAATATGTGGCTGAAACAACAGATCAAGTGGATGCCCATGGATACCTGGGCTAAATGCGCTCACCCGGTAGACCCGGATATGCTCAAAGGTAGGGTTTGTTTCGGCGGGCTAGACTTATCCAGTTCCACTGACATCACCGCCTTTGTGCTGGTGTTTTCACCGGTGGCTGGGGACGACAAGTATTACGTTCTCCCCTACTTTTGGCTGCCGGAGGAAACCTTAGATTTACGGGTGCGCAGGGATCATGTGCCCTACGACATCTGGCAGCGGCAAGGATACCTGTTAACCACCGAAGGCAATGTCATCCACTACGGTTTTATTGAAAAATTTATCGAAGAGCTGGGCCAGGATTACAACATCCAGGAGATTGCCTTTGACCGCTGGGGTGCTGTGCAGATGGTGCAGAACCTGGAGGGTGCCGGATTTACCGTGGTTCCCTTCGGCCAGGGCTTTAAAGATATGTCCCCACCCACCAAAGAACTGATGAAACTGACCCTGGAGAGAAGAATTGCCCACGGTGGCCACCCGGTGCTGGCCTGGATGATGGATAACATCCATATCCGTACCGACCCTGCCGGTAATATCAAGCCGGACAAGGCCAAATCAACAGAGAAAATTGACGGTGCAGTGGCTATGATTATGGCGCTAGACCGATGCATTCGGAATGAAGGAGTGAGCAAAGACAAATCGGTGTATGATGAACGGGGTTTAGTGGTGTTTTAA
- a CDS encoding type II toxin-antitoxin system RelB/DinJ family antitoxin, translating into MSKTTSIFARVEPEIKEQAEMVLNKLGIPMSNAINIFLRQVVLQNGLPFEVKITHNKPLAVKDLTPEDFNNEIEKGFNDLRAGRVVPADKVAERINREYGHEL; encoded by the coding sequence GTGTCGAAAACTACAAGTATTTTTGCTCGTGTTGAGCCGGAAATAAAAGAACAAGCAGAAATGGTGTTAAATAAACTTGGCATACCTATGTCAAATGCTATTAATATTTTTTTAAGACAGGTTGTTTTGCAAAACGGGCTACCATTTGAAGTTAAAATTACACACAATAAACCTCTTGCAGTTAAGGATTTAACACCTGAAGATTTTAACAATGAAATTGAAAAAGGGTTTAATGATTTAAGGGCAGGCAGAGTTGTGCCTGCAGATAAGGTAGCCGAGCGAATCAATAGGGAATATGGGCATGAGTTATAG
- a CDS encoding type II toxin-antitoxin system RelE/ParE family toxin has product MSYRIIYTEEAEQDLINVYRYIAMDLLVPEIAKKQIDRIMNAIKGLDEMPLRHKLYQDEPWHSKGLRVLPVDNYLVFYIVIEEEIVAIVRIMYGGRNIELQLSNTKIGD; this is encoded by the coding sequence ATGAGTTATAGAATTATTTATACCGAAGAAGCGGAGCAGGATCTTATAAATGTTTACAGGTATATTGCAATGGATTTATTAGTGCCAGAAATTGCGAAAAAGCAAATCGATAGAATCATGAATGCAATTAAAGGCCTGGATGAAATGCCCCTCAGGCATAAACTCTACCAAGACGAACCATGGCACAGTAAGGGTTTGAGAGTTCTTCCAGTAGACAACTACCTCGTATTTTATATAGTAATTGAAGAAGAGATAGTTGCAATAGTAAGAATAATGTATGGTGGACGTAATATAGAATTGCAATTGTCAAACACAAAAATTGGTGATTAA
- a CDS encoding phage portal protein, whose product MPILSKLFKPRASPKNTFWQNAYTFFFGPTPSGKTVNERTAMTTSAVYACVRVLSETIASLPLHTYRRTERGKGKAMDHNLYYLLHDEPNPEMTSFVFRETLMGHLLLWGNAYAQIIRDGRSRVIGLYPLLPDRMEVSRTEKGELYYRYQKEGREYLLRREEVLHIPGLSFDGLVGYSPIAMAKNAIGMALATEEYGSKLFANDARPSVVLEHPGVLKDPAKIRESWNQIYRGSENAHKVAVLEEGMQVKTLSIPPEQAQFLETRKFQIEEICRIFRVPPHLVASLDRATFSNIESQSISFIDNTIVPWVSRFEQAMQKALFSVREKQQYLIKFNLNGRLRGDAQSRAAYYQTMRQNGIMSANDIRELEEMNLIPDKLGGNKYLVNGNFVDMADAGAWSEKYGKEATDA is encoded by the coding sequence ATACCCATCTTATCCAAGCTGTTTAAACCCAGGGCCAGTCCCAAGAACACCTTCTGGCAAAACGCCTACACCTTTTTCTTCGGCCCTACGCCCAGCGGCAAAACCGTCAACGAGCGCACGGCCATGACCACCTCAGCTGTATATGCCTGTGTGCGGGTATTGTCAGAAACCATCGCTTCACTGCCTCTGCACACATACAGGCGCACCGAGCGGGGCAAGGGAAAAGCCATGGACCATAACCTCTACTACCTACTCCATGACGAACCTAACCCGGAGATGACCTCATTTGTGTTCAGGGAAACACTTATGGGTCATCTTTTACTTTGGGGCAACGCCTATGCCCAGATTATTCGGGACGGCAGGAGCAGGGTGATTGGTCTTTATCCTTTATTGCCCGATCGCATGGAGGTAAGCCGCACAGAAAAAGGCGAGCTCTACTACCGCTATCAAAAGGAAGGCCGAGAATATTTGTTGCGCCGTGAAGAAGTGCTGCACATTCCGGGTCTTAGCTTTGACGGCTTGGTGGGCTACTCCCCCATCGCCATGGCCAAAAACGCCATCGGTATGGCCCTGGCCACCGAAGAATACGGTTCCAAGCTTTTTGCCAACGATGCCCGGCCCAGTGTGGTCTTAGAACACCCGGGTGTACTGAAAGACCCGGCTAAAATCAGAGAGAGCTGGAACCAAATCTACCGGGGCAGCGAAAACGCCCATAAGGTAGCGGTACTGGAAGAAGGAATGCAGGTAAAAACCTTAAGCATTCCCCCGGAACAGGCCCAGTTTTTAGAAACCCGCAAGTTCCAGATTGAGGAAATCTGCCGCATTTTCCGGGTACCACCCCATTTGGTGGCCAGCCTGGACCGGGCTACTTTCAGCAATATAGAAAGCCAAAGTATTAGTTTTATTGACAACACCATTGTTCCTTGGGTTTCTCGCTTTGAACAAGCCATGCAAAAGGCTCTGTTTTCAGTTAGAGAAAAACAGCAATATTTAATCAAATTTAATTTGAACGGTAGGTTGCGTGGAGACGCCCAATCCCGTGCTGCTTATTATCAAACCATGCGGCAAAACGGCATTATGTCAGCGAATGACATCCGAGAGCTAGAAGAGATGAACTTAATTCCGGATAAATTAGGCGGAAATAAATATTTAGTCAACGGAAATTTTGTAGATATGGCTGATGCCGGGGCTTGGAGTGAAAAATATGGAAAGGAGGCTACCGATGCATAG
- a CDS encoding head maturation protease, ClpP-related encodes MHRFWNFEETDTDRILYLDGYIAPESWFEDEISPKEFKNELEAGIGNITVWVNSPGGDFFAASQIYTMLKEYSGQVLVKIDGIAASAAAVIAMAGDRVLMSPTAMLMIHNPSTFVWGEESDMQKGIEMLSEVKEAIINAFEAKTGLPRKQIAQMMDAETWFSANKAVDLGFADEILYSEPPPQVTDFMFDRVTVVNALMRKLPAVKAQSKPVINEPLNSSGVSYEQLIKRLELIKGR; translated from the coding sequence ATGCATAGGTTTTGGAACTTCGAAGAAACAGATACCGACCGAATCCTCTACCTGGACGGCTACATTGCCCCGGAGAGCTGGTTCGAGGATGAAATAAGCCCCAAAGAATTTAAAAATGAGTTAGAAGCAGGAATCGGTAACATCACCGTCTGGGTTAATTCTCCAGGGGGTGATTTTTTTGCCGCCAGTCAAATTTACACCATGCTCAAAGAATACAGCGGCCAGGTGCTGGTCAAGATTGATGGCATTGCCGCCAGTGCCGCAGCGGTGATTGCCATGGCCGGAGACAGGGTACTCATGTCCCCCACAGCCATGCTCATGATCCATAATCCGTCCACTTTTGTTTGGGGCGAAGAATCTGATATGCAAAAGGGCATTGAGATGCTCTCCGAAGTTAAGGAAGCCATCATTAACGCCTTTGAAGCCAAGACGGGATTGCCAAGAAAACAGATCGCTCAAATGATGGATGCCGAAACCTGGTTCAGTGCTAATAAAGCGGTGGATCTTGGTTTTGCTGATGAAATACTCTATAGCGAACCGCCACCTCAGGTCACTGACTTCATGTTTGACCGGGTAACGGTAGTCAATGCACTGATGCGGAAACTACCGGCGGTTAAAGCTCAATCTAAACCGGTAATCAATGAACCTTTGAACAGCAGTGGGGTTTCATACGAACAGCTAATCAAACGGCTGGAATTAATAAAAGGGAGGTAA